The Streptomyces avermitilis MA-4680 = NBRC 14893 genome contains a region encoding:
- a CDS encoding SAM-dependent methyltransferase yields the protein MTALDALVRPDRYPRSSAYDPGWLLGLDMGPNPLWLLEDLARDLDLRPGMRVLDLGSGKGATSVFLAREYGVDVVAADWWIGADEATAVFEAAGVGGQVAAVRAEAHQLPFEEGSFDAIVSIDAFEYFGTADSYLPYLVKFLRPGGQLGIATPALTREIRELGAIPPHIKALVGWEAIAWHTAEWWRFQWEITELVTVTSARLQEDAWRDWLLWSRAGAEHLPEGRAAHQPVIDMLTADAGEFLSFALVTARTQGPSGGPARST from the coding sequence GTGACCGCTCTCGACGCACTCGTACGCCCGGACCGCTACCCCCGCTCCTCCGCCTACGACCCCGGCTGGCTGCTCGGCCTCGACATGGGCCCCAACCCCCTGTGGCTGCTGGAGGACCTCGCGCGGGACCTGGACCTGAGACCGGGCATGCGGGTCCTCGACCTCGGTTCCGGGAAGGGGGCGACGTCGGTGTTCCTCGCGCGGGAGTACGGCGTCGACGTCGTCGCCGCCGACTGGTGGATCGGGGCGGACGAGGCGACGGCCGTCTTCGAGGCGGCGGGCGTCGGCGGGCAGGTGGCGGCCGTACGGGCCGAGGCGCATCAACTGCCCTTCGAGGAGGGGAGTTTCGACGCGATCGTGAGCATCGACGCGTTCGAGTACTTCGGTACGGCGGACAGCTACCTGCCGTACCTGGTGAAGTTCCTGCGTCCGGGTGGCCAACTGGGCATCGCCACGCCCGCGTTGACCCGCGAGATCCGCGAACTCGGCGCGATACCCCCGCACATCAAGGCCCTGGTCGGCTGGGAGGCCATCGCCTGGCACACCGCCGAGTGGTGGCGGTTCCAGTGGGAGATCACCGAGCTGGTGACGGTGACGTCCGCGCGGCTCCAGGAGGACGCCTGGCGGGACTGGCTGCTGTGGAGCCGTGCGGGTGCGGAGCACCTGCCGGAGGGGCGGGCGGCCCACCAGCCGGTCATCGACATGCTGACCGCCGACGCCGGGGAGTTCCTCTCCTTCGCGCTGGTGACCGCCCGGACCCAGGGCCCGTCCGGCGGACCGGCCCGGAGCACTTGA
- a CDS encoding MFS transporter gives MSADSTAVVAPAGPDTSGAGSPSAGRHLGLALVVIAAAQLMVVLDATITNIALPAIQTDLGVSDANLAWIVNSYALAFGGLLLLGGKAGDLFGRRKMFQVGIAVFTLASLLGGLAPNEGLLIAARILQGVGAALAAPSALALITTTFPVGKPRNTAMGVYAAMGGVGATVGLLLGGTLTDVLDWRWVFFVNIPIGLAVLAGTRTLVEAERHPGRLDVPGAIAGTGGLIALVHGITRGGEHGWTGGLTLASFAAAAVLLAAFLWLQARTAHPMMPLRLFKNRSRSGSYATMLFIGAGMFATFYFLTLYAQLILGYSPVRTGFAFLPFSFGMAAAAGVSSKLVARFAPRVIAGPGLLVAAVGMFWFATLEPDSSYAGHLMPAMFVTALGLGMSFVPMTLGAVSGVSHEDTGVASALLNTAQQIGGALGLAVLSTVSTSAADDKLPEAAGALYRGLAAKDSALVAEAGDALTHGYTMAFAAAAGMFLAGLAVTALAVNAGKQRHVEGAAPVHMG, from the coding sequence ATGTCTGCTGACAGCACGGCTGTCGTCGCCCCCGCGGGGCCGGACACATCCGGCGCCGGTTCCCCGTCCGCCGGCCGGCATCTCGGACTCGCCCTGGTCGTGATCGCCGCGGCCCAGCTGATGGTGGTTCTCGACGCCACGATCACCAACATCGCCCTGCCCGCCATTCAGACGGACCTGGGTGTGTCCGACGCGAACCTGGCGTGGATCGTCAACTCGTATGCGCTGGCTTTCGGCGGACTCCTCCTGCTCGGCGGAAAAGCGGGGGATCTCTTCGGGCGGCGGAAGATGTTCCAGGTGGGCATCGCCGTCTTCACACTGGCGTCCCTGCTGGGCGGGCTCGCGCCGAATGAGGGATTGCTGATCGCCGCCCGTATTCTCCAGGGCGTCGGAGCCGCGCTCGCCGCGCCCAGTGCGCTGGCGCTCATCACCACCACGTTCCCCGTGGGAAAGCCGCGTAATACGGCGATGGGTGTGTACGCGGCCATGGGCGGCGTCGGCGCGACGGTCGGGCTGCTGCTGGGCGGCACGCTCACCGACGTACTGGACTGGCGCTGGGTGTTCTTCGTCAACATTCCCATCGGGCTCGCGGTGCTGGCCGGGACGCGGACGCTCGTCGAGGCCGAGCGTCACCCCGGTCGTCTGGACGTGCCCGGCGCCATCGCCGGCACAGGTGGGCTGATCGCCCTGGTCCACGGCATCACGCGCGGCGGCGAACACGGGTGGACGGGCGGGCTCACGCTGGCCTCCTTCGCGGCGGCGGCCGTGCTGCTGGCGGCGTTCCTGTGGCTTCAGGCGCGGACCGCGCACCCGATGATGCCGCTGCGGCTGTTCAAGAACCGTAGCCGCTCCGGCAGTTACGCCACGATGCTGTTCATCGGCGCGGGGATGTTCGCGACCTTCTACTTCCTGACGCTGTACGCGCAGCTGATCCTGGGCTACAGCCCGGTCAGGACCGGCTTCGCGTTTCTGCCGTTCAGTTTCGGGATGGCGGCCGCCGCGGGAGTCAGCTCCAAGCTGGTCGCCCGGTTCGCGCCGCGGGTGATCGCCGGGCCGGGGCTGCTGGTCGCGGCCGTGGGCATGTTCTGGTTCGCGACGCTGGAGCCGGACTCCTCGTATGCCGGGCATCTGATGCCCGCCATGTTCGTCACCGCCCTCGGCCTGGGCATGAGCTTCGTCCCGATGACCCTCGGCGCGGTCAGCGGCGTCTCCCACGAGGACACCGGAGTGGCCTCGGCGCTGCTGAACACCGCCCAGCAGATCGGCGGCGCACTCGGCCTCGCCGTCCTGTCGACCGTCTCCACCTCCGCGGCCGACGACAAGCTGCCGGAGGCGGCCGGAGCCCTCTACCGGGGCCTGGCGGCCAAGGACTCCGCCCTGGTCGCCGAGGCGGGCGACGCGCTCACCCACGGGTACACCATGGCCTTCGCCGCGGCCGCCGGCATGTTCCTCGCCGGTCTGGCCGTCACCGCCCTGGCCGTCAACGCCGGCAAGCAGCGGCACGTCGAGGGCGCGGCCCCGGTCCACATGGGCTGA
- a CDS encoding RNA polymerase sigma factor produces MSIPLRTRVRAGNSSAFAELYDSYARAVYNHAFRLTADWSTAEDVMATTFLEAWRLRERVDPEGGSLRPWLLGIATNTARNQYRSNRRYRAAANAAAAAQLSVPDHADEVAGRIDDRHRLATALTALAALRRPEREVIALCLGEGLDYEAAAEALGIPVGTVASRLSRARKKLRALAGAEADARPAAKSASASASASASAKKVRGKREGARPGRQTRGDHAHAIRPAQEGNR; encoded by the coding sequence GTGAGCATTCCTTTGCGTACCCGGGTGCGGGCCGGGAATTCGAGCGCGTTCGCGGAGCTGTACGACAGCTACGCCCGCGCGGTCTACAACCATGCCTTCCGGCTCACCGCCGACTGGTCGACGGCCGAGGACGTGATGGCCACGACCTTCCTGGAGGCCTGGCGGCTGCGTGAACGGGTCGACCCCGAGGGCGGCTCCCTACGGCCCTGGCTGCTGGGCATCGCCACCAACACCGCGCGCAACCAGTACCGCAGCAACCGTCGCTACCGTGCCGCCGCCAACGCCGCCGCCGCTGCCCAGCTGTCGGTCCCCGACCACGCCGACGAGGTCGCCGGCCGGATCGACGACCGGCACCGCCTCGCGACCGCCCTCACCGCGCTCGCCGCCCTGCGCCGACCCGAACGCGAGGTCATCGCGCTCTGCCTGGGCGAGGGCCTGGACTACGAGGCCGCGGCGGAGGCCCTGGGCATCCCCGTCGGCACCGTCGCCTCCCGGCTCTCCCGCGCCCGCAAGAAGCTGCGCGCGCTCGCCGGGGCCGAAGCGGACGCCCGCCCGGCAGCCAAGTCGGCGTCGGCATCGGCGTCGGCGTCGGCGTCGGCGAAGAAAGTTCGCGGGAAGCGGGAAGGCGCCCGCCCCGGCCGACAGACAAGAGGCGATCACGCACACGCGATCCGGCCCGCACAGGAAGGAAACCGATGA
- a CDS encoding CU044_5270 family protein produces MNANTSRQHPAEWEEGAQLFTRTARDLPTGRHQFHKERLMAQIQQEQQEQRGEHTGRSAVPAKTRRLRLPRPAIVLPAMAATVAAAVVAGVAMSDGGGVRDGGVATGPALTAEVGAATSKGLPQLLDQISLVAAKESHPVVKPGQYVYIESKTADTFLKTVDDKTSLASHALHRRQVWNSPDGTKGWLIDPAVNTDSAGETLSLPDEQGNTPKGSLNYPTYDYLAKLTTDPDQLLALIYKETKGQGNTPDQQAFTTIGDLLGESYPPAELYSALFKTAAKIPGVVVVPEAVDAVGRTGIAVARLDETSGQREEWIFDRKTHVFLGERSVQVKKNTGTEALMKPGTVTFTSAILHRAVVDGMKQAPSQAG; encoded by the coding sequence ATGAACGCGAACACGTCCCGGCAGCACCCGGCCGAGTGGGAAGAGGGCGCACAGCTCTTTACCCGGACGGCGCGCGACCTGCCGACGGGCCGTCACCAGTTCCACAAGGAGCGTCTGATGGCCCAGATCCAGCAGGAGCAGCAGGAGCAGCGGGGCGAGCACACGGGCAGGTCCGCGGTCCCGGCGAAGACGCGGCGGCTGCGGCTGCCGCGCCCGGCGATCGTCCTGCCCGCGATGGCCGCCACCGTCGCCGCGGCGGTCGTCGCCGGGGTGGCGATGTCCGACGGCGGCGGGGTCAGGGACGGCGGTGTCGCCACCGGACCGGCCCTGACCGCCGAGGTGGGCGCCGCGACCAGCAAGGGCCTACCCCAGCTGCTCGACCAGATCTCGCTGGTCGCCGCCAAGGAGTCCCACCCGGTCGTCAAGCCCGGCCAGTACGTCTACATCGAGTCCAAGACGGCCGACACCTTCCTGAAGACCGTCGACGACAAGACCAGCCTGGCCAGCCACGCGCTGCACCGCCGCCAGGTGTGGAACTCCCCCGACGGCACCAAGGGTTGGCTCATCGACCCCGCCGTCAACACGGACTCCGCGGGGGAGACCCTGAGCCTGCCCGACGAGCAGGGCAACACCCCCAAGGGCAGCCTCAACTACCCGACGTACGACTACCTCGCCAAGCTGACCACCGACCCCGACCAGCTCCTCGCCCTGATCTACAAGGAGACCAAGGGCCAGGGCAACACCCCCGACCAGCAGGCCTTCACCACCATCGGCGACCTGCTCGGCGAGAGCTACCCGCCGGCGGAGCTGTACTCGGCCCTGTTCAAGACCGCCGCGAAGATTCCCGGCGTCGTCGTGGTGCCGGAAGCGGTGGACGCGGTCGGCAGGACCGGGATCGCGGTGGCCCGCCTGGACGAGACCAGCGGTCAGCGCGAGGAGTGGATCTTCGACAGGAAGACCCACGTCTTCCTCGGCGAGCGCTCCGTCCAGGTGAAGAAGAACACCGGCACGGAGGCCCTGATGAAGCCCGGCACGGTGACCTTCACCAGCGCGATCCTCCACCGGGCCGTCGTCGACGGCATGAAGCAGGCACCGTCACAGGCGGGCTGA
- a CDS encoding aldo/keto reductase — protein sequence MEYTQLGRTGLKVSRLVLGTMNFGPQTDEADSHAIMDAALDAGINYFDTANVYGWGENKGRTESIIGNWFAQGGDRRDKVVLATKVYGNMAAGGDPWPNHDKLSALNIRRAVDASLKRLQTDYIDIYQFHHVDRSTPFEEIWQAVDVLVQQGKILYVGSSNFPGYKIAQANEIAARRHGTIGLVSEQCLYNLAERRAEMEVIPAAQEYGLGVIPWSPLHGGLLGGVIKKEAEGGRRASGRAADSLANTAIRAQIQSYEDLLDKHGVEPGEAALAWLLTRPGVTGPIVGPRTAEQLDSALRAVELELSEELLSGLDEIFPGPGPSPEAFAW from the coding sequence ATGGAGTACACGCAGCTCGGACGCACAGGACTCAAGGTCAGCCGACTCGTCCTCGGCACCATGAACTTCGGTCCGCAGACCGACGAAGCCGACAGCCACGCGATCATGGACGCGGCGCTGGACGCGGGCATCAACTACTTCGACACCGCCAACGTGTACGGCTGGGGCGAGAACAAGGGCCGTACGGAATCGATCATCGGGAACTGGTTCGCGCAGGGCGGCGACCGTCGCGACAAGGTGGTCCTGGCCACCAAGGTGTACGGGAACATGGCCGCCGGCGGCGACCCCTGGCCCAACCACGACAAGCTCTCCGCCCTGAACATCCGGCGGGCGGTGGACGCCAGTCTGAAGCGCCTCCAGACCGACTACATCGACATCTACCAGTTCCACCACGTCGACCGCTCGACTCCCTTCGAGGAGATCTGGCAGGCCGTCGACGTGCTGGTGCAGCAGGGGAAGATCCTGTACGTGGGGTCCTCCAACTTCCCCGGCTACAAGATCGCCCAGGCCAACGAGATCGCCGCGCGCCGCCACGGCACCATCGGGCTCGTCAGCGAGCAGTGCCTGTACAACCTCGCCGAGCGCCGCGCCGAGATGGAGGTCATCCCGGCCGCGCAGGAGTACGGGCTCGGTGTCATCCCGTGGTCGCCGCTGCACGGCGGACTGCTCGGCGGTGTCATCAAGAAGGAGGCCGAGGGCGGCCGACGCGCCTCCGGCCGGGCCGCCGACTCCCTGGCCAACACCGCCATCCGCGCGCAGATCCAGTCGTACGAGGATCTGCTCGACAAGCACGGGGTCGAGCCCGGCGAGGCCGCACTGGCCTGGCTTCTGACCCGCCCCGGAGTCACCGGACCCATCGTCGGCCCCCGCACCGCCGAACAGCTCGACTCCGCCCTGCGCGCCGTCGAGCTGGAGCTGTCGGAGGAACTGCTGTCCGGCCTGGACGAGATCTTCCCGGGCCCGGGGCCGTCACCTGAAGCGTTCGCCTGGTGA
- a CDS encoding quinone oxidoreductase family protein, translating to MKAIAFRETGGPEVLRLVELPDPQPGPGEVLIRVAYAGVNYGEVQHRLGDFGAPEGETVTGLEAAGHIAALGDGVTGPAVGDGTGVSGRSFGDGDGARGLSVGDAVAAYLPDGGGYAEYVVAPAAFVFPLGGLDLRTGGGAALVLTTAYGVLAGAARIAPGETVLIHAAAGGVGSAAAQIARALGATAVYGTVGTPEKAAYAKRFGYDAVFVRDGFGDAVRAATGGRGVDIVLDPVGGPTRLAGFEVLAPFGRLAVYGEAGRHPDLRLPVLPLWKNNRTLTGYNIGDLARRDPALVRTHALAALALAAAGDLHIDITDEYALPDAPQAHRVLQSGANRGKAVLAVAPPRP from the coding sequence ATGAAGGCGATCGCGTTCAGGGAGACCGGCGGACCCGAGGTGCTGCGCCTCGTCGAACTCCCCGACCCTCAGCCCGGTCCCGGCGAGGTCCTGATCCGCGTCGCCTACGCCGGCGTCAACTACGGCGAGGTCCAGCACCGCCTGGGCGACTTCGGCGCGCCCGAGGGCGAGACGGTCACCGGTCTGGAGGCGGCCGGTCACATCGCCGCGCTCGGCGACGGCGTGACGGGCCCGGCGGTCGGTGACGGCACGGGGGTGAGCGGCCGGTCCTTCGGTGACGGCGACGGGGCGCGCGGCCTGTCCGTCGGCGATGCCGTGGCCGCGTATCTCCCCGACGGCGGCGGGTACGCCGAGTACGTCGTCGCCCCGGCCGCCTTCGTCTTCCCCCTCGGTGGCCTCGACCTGCGCACCGGCGGGGGCGCGGCGCTCGTCCTGACCACGGCGTACGGTGTCCTCGCCGGCGCGGCTCGCATCGCCCCCGGCGAGACGGTACTGATCCACGCGGCGGCCGGAGGCGTCGGCTCGGCGGCGGCACAGATCGCCCGCGCCCTGGGAGCCACGGCTGTGTACGGCACGGTCGGCACCCCCGAAAAGGCCGCGTACGCGAAGCGCTTCGGCTACGACGCGGTCTTCGTGCGCGACGGTTTCGGGGACGCGGTCCGCGCGGCCACCGGTGGCCGGGGCGTCGACATCGTCCTCGACCCGGTCGGCGGCCCGACCCGCCTGGCCGGCTTCGAGGTGCTCGCCCCCTTCGGCCGCCTTGCGGTGTACGGAGAAGCGGGCCGCCACCCCGACCTGCGGCTCCCCGTCCTCCCCCTCTGGAAGAACAACCGCACCCTGACCGGCTACAACATCGGCGACCTCGCCCGCCGTGACCCGGCCCTCGTCCGCACCCACGCCCTCGCGGCCCTCGCCCTGGCCGCAGCGGGCGACCTCCACATCGACATCACGGACGAGTACGCCCTGCCCGACGCACCGCAGGCCCACCGGGTACTCCAGTCGGGGGCGAACCGGGGGAAGGCGGTGCTCGCGGTGGCGCCGCCGCGACCCTGA
- the thpR gene encoding RNA 2',3'-cyclic phosphodiesterase yields MRLFAAVLPPDDVVRELASAVDELHRLPGADGLRWTGRPGWHFTLAFYGEVDDELVPELSVRLERAARRTAPFPLAVRGGGQFGHGRALWAGAEGDLGTLRLLAERAEAAAGRAGVPMGEHRRYRPHLTVARSRDAVDARPYVEALDTFASRTWTVGELCLVRSRLPKSGVPGEQPRYETVAGWPLGAGA; encoded by the coding sequence ATGAGACTCTTCGCCGCGGTGCTGCCACCCGATGACGTGGTCCGGGAACTCGCCTCTGCCGTCGACGAGTTGCACCGGCTGCCGGGAGCGGACGGGCTGCGCTGGACGGGCCGCCCCGGCTGGCACTTCACGCTCGCCTTCTACGGAGAGGTCGACGACGAACTCGTACCGGAGCTCTCGGTACGGCTGGAGCGCGCCGCCCGGCGGACCGCGCCCTTTCCGCTGGCGGTGCGGGGCGGAGGACAGTTCGGCCATGGGCGGGCGCTGTGGGCGGGCGCGGAGGGCGACCTGGGCACCCTGCGGCTGCTGGCCGAGCGGGCGGAGGCGGCGGCCGGGAGGGCGGGCGTGCCGATGGGGGAGCACCGCCGCTACCGCCCGCATCTGACGGTGGCGCGCAGCCGCGACGCGGTCGACGCGCGGCCCTACGTCGAGGCCCTCGACACCTTCGCGAGCCGCACGTGGACGGTGGGCGAGCTGTGTCTCGTACGCAGCCGGCTGCCGAAGTCGGGGGTGCCGGGTGAGCAGCCCCGGTACGAGACGGTCGCCGGATGGCCGCTCGGGGCGGGCGCCTGA
- a CDS encoding GNAT family N-acetyltransferase, which yields MSMKIRKGTTDDIPAILGLLDGAVAWLVSQGRTRQWGTRPWTERPGAVEMVHTYVAAGTPWIAEVDGVPAGTLTLSEGPGGYVAPAGEPERYVHLLAADHRFAGHGVGGALLAHAAEETRRAGVSLLRVDCYAGDDGKLVAYYEGNGFVRTEPFTVTVDGADWPGQVLARRV from the coding sequence ATCAGCATGAAGATCAGGAAGGGCACCACCGACGACATCCCCGCCATACTCGGCCTGCTCGACGGCGCGGTCGCCTGGCTCGTCTCGCAGGGGCGCACCCGGCAGTGGGGTACCCGGCCGTGGACCGAGCGGCCCGGGGCGGTGGAGATGGTGCACACGTACGTGGCCGCCGGCACTCCGTGGATCGCGGAGGTCGACGGCGTCCCCGCGGGCACGCTCACCCTCAGCGAGGGCCCCGGCGGCTACGTCGCCCCGGCGGGCGAACCCGAGCGGTACGTGCATCTGCTCGCCGCCGACCACCGGTTCGCCGGCCACGGCGTCGGCGGGGCCCTGCTCGCGCACGCCGCCGAGGAGACACGGCGGGCGGGGGTCTCCCTGCTGCGGGTCGACTGCTACGCGGGGGACGACGGCAAGCTCGTCGCGTACTACGAGGGCAACGGCTTCGTCCGGACGGAGCCCTTCACCGTGACCGTCGACGGCGCCGACTGGCCGGGGCAGGTGCTGGCACGGCGGGTGTAG
- a CDS encoding MFS transporter, with translation MSTGSGADSAPAPAAHDSPSAPRRSSMFSSLRIRNYRLFFTGQVVSNTGTWMQRIAQDWLVLSLTGSSTAVGVTTALQFLPMLLFGLYGGVLVDRLPKRPTLLATQSAMGVTGLALAFLTLSGHVQVWHVYLAAFAVGLATVVDNPARQSFVSEMVGPGQLQNAVSLNSANFQSARLIGPAVAGVLITGVGTGWAFLLNGLSFIAPIAGLLLMSSRELHVVERAPRGKGQLREGLRYVAGRPELIWPIVLVGFIGTFGFNFPVWLSAYADDVFHAGAGAYSLFNTLMAVGSVAGALLAARRGTARLRVLIASAVAFGALEIVAAVAPSLWLFSLLMVPIGMFGLTVNVTANTAVQMGTDPAMRGRVMALFMMVFMGGTPLGAPVVGWITDAYGARVGFAAGGLVSALAAVTIGLVLARVGGLRLSVGWHHGHPQVRFVPRERELATAA, from the coding sequence TTGAGTACGGGATCCGGAGCAGACTCCGCCCCCGCACCTGCCGCCCACGACTCCCCGTCCGCACCCAGGCGTTCCTCCATGTTCAGCTCGCTGAGGATCAGGAACTACCGCCTCTTCTTCACCGGCCAGGTCGTCTCCAACACCGGCACCTGGATGCAGCGCATCGCCCAGGACTGGCTGGTGCTGAGCCTCACCGGCTCGTCCACCGCCGTCGGTGTGACCACCGCGCTCCAGTTCCTGCCGATGCTGCTCTTCGGGCTGTACGGCGGCGTCCTCGTCGACCGCCTCCCCAAGCGCCCCACGCTGCTCGCCACCCAGTCGGCGATGGGCGTCACCGGTCTCGCCCTCGCCTTCCTGACCCTCTCCGGCCACGTCCAGGTCTGGCACGTCTACCTGGCGGCCTTCGCCGTCGGCCTCGCCACGGTCGTCGACAACCCGGCCCGGCAGTCCTTCGTCTCCGAAATGGTCGGCCCCGGCCAGTTGCAGAACGCGGTCAGCCTGAACTCGGCGAACTTCCAGTCGGCCCGCCTGATCGGCCCCGCGGTGGCCGGTGTCCTGATCACGGGCGTCGGCACGGGCTGGGCGTTCCTGCTCAACGGCCTGTCCTTCATCGCCCCGATCGCGGGCCTGCTCCTCATGAGCTCCCGCGAGCTGCATGTCGTCGAGCGGGCCCCGCGCGGCAAGGGCCAGCTGCGCGAAGGCCTCCGCTATGTCGCCGGCCGCCCGGAGCTGATCTGGCCGATCGTCCTCGTCGGCTTCATCGGCACCTTCGGCTTCAACTTCCCGGTCTGGCTGTCGGCGTACGCGGACGACGTCTTCCACGCGGGCGCCGGTGCCTACAGCCTGTTCAACACGCTGATGGCGGTGGGCTCGGTGGCGGGCGCGCTGCTGGCCGCCCGGCGCGGCACGGCCCGGCTGCGGGTCCTGATCGCGTCGGCGGTGGCCTTCGGCGCGCTGGAGATCGTGGCGGCCGTCGCCCCGTCGCTGTGGCTCTTCTCGCTCCTCATGGTCCCGATCGGCATGTTCGGTCTGACGGTGAACGTCACCGCGAACACGGCCGTCCAGATGGGCACCGACCCGGCCATGCGCGGCCGCGTCATGGCCCTGTTCATGATGGTCTTCATGGGCGGTACGCCGCTGGGCGCGCCCGTGGTCGGCTGGATCACGGACGCGTACGGAGCCAGGGTCGGCTTCGCCGCCGGCGGTCTCGTCTCGGCCCTCGCGGCCGTCACGATCGGCCTGGTGCTGGCCCGCGTCGGCGGTCTGCGCCTGTCGGTCGGCTGGCACCACGGGCATCCGCAGGTTCGCTTCGTCCCGCGCGAGCGCGAGCTGGCGACGGCGGCGTGA
- a CDS encoding MarR family winged helix-turn-helix transcriptional regulator, with translation MVDLTHGDDAAAVNALRSAVMRLSRRLKHQRVDESLSPTEMSVLGTLARCGSATPGELARKEHVQPPSMTRIVALLESKGLVRLEPHPEDRRQKVVTQTERAEAMLEESRRRRNVWLAGLVEGLDDDEWAKLRAAAPVLEKLAHL, from the coding sequence ATGGTTGACCTGACCCATGGCGACGACGCTGCCGCCGTGAACGCCCTTCGCTCCGCTGTGATGCGTCTCTCGCGCCGACTCAAGCACCAGCGGGTCGACGAGTCGCTGAGCCCCACCGAGATGTCGGTGCTCGGCACCCTCGCCCGCTGCGGCTCCGCCACGCCCGGCGAACTCGCCCGCAAGGAGCACGTCCAGCCGCCCTCGATGACCCGCATCGTGGCCCTGCTGGAGAGCAAGGGGCTGGTCAGGCTGGAGCCGCATCCCGAGGACCGGCGCCAGAAGGTCGTCACGCAGACCGAGCGGGCCGAGGCGATGCTCGAAGAGAGCCGCCGCAGACGCAACGTGTGGCTGGCCGGTCTGGTCGAGGGGCTCGACGACGACGAGTGGGCGAAACTCCGCGCCGCCGCCCCCGTACTGGAGAAGCTCGCCCATCTGTAA
- a CDS encoding ribbon-helix-helix protein, CopG family: MGTSVLSLRIDGELLERLRHHAAKRGMSVQDYVVRTLIRDDFDERFQAAVDETEKFYGVT, translated from the coding sequence ATGGGGACCAGCGTGCTCAGCCTGCGGATAGACGGGGAGCTGCTCGAGCGGCTCCGGCACCATGCCGCCAAAAGGGGAATGAGCGTCCAGGACTATGTCGTCCGGACGCTCATTCGGGATGACTTCGACGAGCGGTTTCAGGCCGCCGTCGACGAGACGGAGAAGTTCTACGGGGTCACGTGA